One Peptostreptococcus equinus genomic window carries:
- a CDS encoding radical SAM protein, with protein MKYDAQIYRPPKEYRSILLQVTSGCTHNKCRFCGMYRYTNFKMETLEQVEKDIIEASKTPYYRSTDRVFLLNGNPFVMQTDRLLKIAEMIHKYLPWVNVITTYSSIKDIERKTDEELKILKNAGYNDLYLGIESGNQEALEFINKGNTVDEAIREMKRLDKFEYNYYAMVLTGLMGKGVDKAIENGKLTGQMLSKVNARGIFPMSVTLVPGTELWQMCRDGEYEEASEYDRLIELRQIIENLNPEKTALISSAHNSNTMYIKGIVPPDKDRLLKQIDRILNEASPEEMQEWIDRKNILI; from the coding sequence ATGAAATACGATGCACAAATATATAGACCACCAAAAGAATATAGATCAATATTACTTCAAGTAACCAGTGGATGTACTCATAATAAGTGTAGATTTTGCGGTATGTATAGATATACTAATTTCAAGATGGAAACTTTGGAGCAGGTAGAAAAAGATATAATAGAAGCAAGTAAAACACCTTATTATAGGTCTACGGACAGAGTTTTTTTATTAAATGGAAATCCTTTTGTAATGCAAACAGATAGATTATTAAAAATAGCAGAAATGATACATAAATACCTGCCTTGGGTTAATGTTATTACAACATATTCTTCAATAAAGGACATAGAGAGAAAAACTGATGAAGAGTTAAAAATATTAAAAAATGCTGGATATAATGATCTTTATCTAGGAATAGAAAGTGGAAATCAAGAGGCTTTGGAATTTATAAATAAGGGAAATACTGTAGATGAAGCTATAAGAGAAATGAAAAGGTTGGATAAATTTGAATACAACTATTATGCTATGGTTCTAACAGGACTTATGGGAAAAGGTGTAGATAAGGCTATAGAAAATGGAAAACTTACTGGTCAGATGCTTAGTAAGGTAAATGCTAGAGGAATTTTTCCTATGTCGGTAACGCTAGTTCCTGGTACAGAGCTTTGGCAGATGTGTAGAGACGGTGAATATGAAGAGGCTAGTGAATATGACAGATTAATAGAACTTAGGCAGATAATAGAGAATTTAAATCCAGAAAAAACAGCTTTAATATCATCAGCGCATAATTCAAATACAATGTATATAAAGGGGATAGTACCACCGGATAAGGATAGATTGCTCAAGCAGATAGATAGGATATTAAACGAGGCTTCTCCTGAAGAAATGCAGGAGTGGATTGATAGAAAAAATATTTTGATTTAA
- a CDS encoding PLP-dependent aminotransferase family protein, with amino-acid sequence MAIKFAERTEHLEGSAIRELLKLTQKPEVISFAGGLPAPELFPVKEMIEVSKAVLEEKGQAAMQYSTTEGDPNLRAHLAKRMNDKLNTNVTADDLLITNGSQQILDFLGKVFLDKDDIVLCESPSYLGALNAFKAYQPKFIDVPTDEDGMIMEELEKILAENENVKFIYVIPDFQNPSGRTWPLERRKKFMEIINKYEIPVAEDNPYGELRFEGEFLPSLKSMDTKGLVMFLGTLSKILCPGYRLGYLAASPEILQKFNVIKQGADLQASTISQMEMAKFFDMYDVDAHVKKIREVYGHRRTVMMDAMKEYFPEGVTWTYPNGGLFTWVILPENINATELQKEKALPRNVAFVPGAPFFPNGGGENTFRMNYSCMPDEKIIEGIKSLGEAIKEAIADAK; translated from the coding sequence ATGGCAATTAAATTTGCAGAAAGAACTGAACATTTAGAAGGTTCAGCTATACGTGAACTTCTAAAACTTACTCAGAAACCAGAAGTTATATCATTTGCTGGTGGTTTACCAGCTCCAGAACTTTTCCCAGTTAAGGAAATGATAGAAGTATCAAAAGCTGTTTTAGAAGAAAAAGGACAAGCAGCTATGCAGTATTCAACAACTGAAGGAGATCCAAATCTTAGAGCTCATTTAGCTAAGAGAATGAATGATAAGTTAAACACTAATGTAACAGCTGATGATTTATTAATAACTAATGGATCTCAGCAGATACTTGACTTTTTAGGAAAGGTATTCTTAGATAAGGATGATATAGTTCTTTGCGAAAGTCCATCTTACCTAGGAGCCTTAAATGCATTTAAGGCATATCAGCCAAAATTCATCGACGTTCCAACTGATGAAGACGGTATGATAATGGAAGAACTAGAAAAAATATTAGCTGAAAATGAAAATGTTAAATTCATATATGTTATTCCGGATTTCCAAAATCCAAGTGGTAGAACTTGGCCTCTAGAAAGAAGAAAGAAATTTATGGAAATCATAAATAAATATGAAATACCAGTAGCAGAAGATAATCCATATGGTGAATTAAGATTTGAAGGTGAATTTTTACCATCATTAAAGTCTATGGATACTAAGGGACTTGTAATGTTCTTAGGAACACTTTCTAAGATACTTTGCCCAGGATATAGACTAGGATACTTGGCAGCTTCTCCAGAAATACTTCAGAAATTCAATGTAATTAAGCAGGGAGCAGATTTACAGGCTTCTACTATATCTCAGATGGAAATGGCTAAATTCTTCGATATGTATGATGTAGATGCGCATGTTAAGAAAATAAGAGAAGTATATGGACACAGAAGAACTGTAATGATGGATGCTATGAAAGAATATTTCCCAGAAGGTGTAACTTGGACTTATCCAAACGGTGGTCTATTTACTTGGGTAATATTACCAGAAAACATCAATGCTACTGAATTACAGAAAGAAAAAGCTCTTCCACGTAATGTTGCCTTCGTTCCAGGAGCACCATTCTTCCCAAACGGCGGTGGAGAAAATACATTCAGAATGAATTATTCTTGTATGCCAGATGAAAAGATTATTGAAGGTATCAAGTCTCTTGGTGAAGCTATAAAAGAAGCAATAGCTGATGCTAAATAA
- a CDS encoding DUF951 domain-containing protein, which produces MPMDLNIGDIVQLKKVHPCGCDEFTITRTGADVKFKCNKCNRIIMLDRETAEKRIKKLLNK; this is translated from the coding sequence ATACCAATGGATTTAAATATTGGAGATATTGTTCAACTTAAAAAAGTTCATCCGTGCGGTTGTGATGAATTTACTATCACTAGAACGGGTGCAGATGTAAAATTTAAGTGTAATAAGTGCAATAGAATAATTATGTTGGATAGAGAAACAGCAGAAAAAAGAATTAAGAAATTATTAAATAAATAA
- a CDS encoding DUF3343 domain-containing protein, with the protein MDNFYVVSFNSTHHAIRTEKLLEKNGITITTMPTPREIAASCGLSIKFDISQIDQINKIMKENSLERRGIFKIVRDDQENRKAIKIED; encoded by the coding sequence ATGGATAATTTTTATGTAGTGTCTTTCAATTCTACTCATCATGCTATTAGAACAGAAAAGTTATTGGAGAAAAATGGTATAACTATTACCACTATGCCAACCCCAAGAGAGATAGCTGCGAGTTGTGGTTTATCTATTAAATTTGATATAAGCCAGATTGATCAGATAAACAAAATAATGAAAGAAAATTCTCTTGAAAGAAGAGGTATATTTAAGATAGTTAGAGATGACCAAGAAAATAGAAAAGCTATAAAGATTGAAGACTAG
- the yedF gene encoding sulfurtransferase-like selenium metabolism protein YedF: MSIKVDARGQACPLPVINTKKALESIDEGVVEVRVDDLAPKENVIKFAKSINCQAEIISENGMDVTIKITKSKDTKIDIKDEDIKCDISSDNSYIVAIMSNKLGNGNEELGHVLIKSYLFALTETNPLPKSILFLNGGVELTTINNATVENIKILEEKGVEILSCGTCLDYYELKQALKVGSITNMYTIIEKMNDCSKVITLG; encoded by the coding sequence ATGAGTATAAAGGTAGATGCTAGAGGGCAAGCTTGTCCTTTACCAGTAATTAATACGAAAAAAGCTTTAGAGTCAATAGATGAGGGTGTTGTTGAAGTAAGAGTGGATGATCTTGCTCCAAAGGAAAATGTTATCAAGTTTGCTAAATCAATAAATTGCCAAGCTGAAATAATTAGCGAAAATGGAATGGATGTAACAATAAAAATCACAAAATCTAAAGATACTAAAATAGATATTAAGGATGAGGACATCAAATGTGATATTTCCTCTGATAATTCATATATAGTTGCAATAATGAGCAACAAATTAGGAAATGGTAATGAAGAATTAGGTCATGTATTAATAAAATCATATTTATTTGCATTGACTGAAACAAATCCATTACCAAAATCAATATTATTCCTAAATGGTGGTGTTGAACTTACCACTATAAATAATGCTACAGTAGAGAATATTAAGATTTTAGAGGAAAAGGGAGTAGAAATCCTTTCTTGTGGTACATGTTTAGATTATTATGAATTAAAACAAGCCTTAAAAGTAGGTTCAATAACTAACATGTATACAATAATAGAAAAAATGAACGATTGTTCAAAAGTAATAACATTAGGATAG
- a CDS encoding GerMN domain-containing protein, with amino-acid sequence MINRKLFKVLLYVGILSISTMGLSACTSSKESSSKNEQTQNQESTNKDSKKDEEKSSSDIDTSSATKKEDNAYKENKEDTKSISKKTSIIYYTIDKNAENLIEKRMSVDEVSVGNITRAMIKEGVLQKGTDVNKAKVKDIDGIRTLVVDMNSKFINPNQGSGTESLMLRAFANSMIKSFHVKQVKLTVDGEPYSGGHIILNDNQFLTYK; translated from the coding sequence ATGATAAATAGAAAATTATTTAAAGTACTATTATATGTTGGTATATTGTCAATTTCAACTATGGGACTAAGTGCATGTACAAGCTCAAAAGAAAGCTCTAGTAAAAATGAACAAACACAGAACCAAGAAAGTACAAATAAAGATAGTAAAAAAGATGAAGAAAAATCTTCATCGGATATAGATACAAGCAGTGCTACAAAAAAAGAAGATAATGCTTATAAAGAAAATAAAGAAGATACAAAGTCTATTTCTAAAAAAACATCGATAATATATTATACTATTGATAAAAATGCAGAAAATCTAATAGAAAAAAGAATGTCAGTTGATGAAGTAAGCGTTGGTAATATTACAAGAGCAATGATAAAAGAAGGTGTTTTACAAAAAGGAACAGATGTAAACAAAGCAAAAGTAAAGGATATAGATGGAATTAGAACTCTAGTCGTTGACATGAATTCTAAATTTATAAATCCAAATCAAGGTTCTGGAACAGAATCTTTAATGCTTAGAGCCTTTGCAAATAGTATGATAAAATCATTCCATGTAAAACAGGTGAAATTAACTGTCGATGGTGAACCTTATTCAGGTGGACATATAATCCTAAACGACAATCAATTTTTAACTTATAAATAA